In a genomic window of Candidatus Binatia bacterium:
- a CDS encoding cytochrome P450, with product MPAQPDAALPPDPSFAPPLADPHFHAGDPFDVYRALRAAPTLHRHAEPAFWAVTRLEDVVAVSRDPETFCSSRGTLLSDISRPIIPRQSVLYIDPPEHTKYRKLVQPAFSPGRLRALERWIRDTTRALLDAIPDPSSVEFVSAFAAELPLLVIAEMLGVPGSDRDRFKRWSDATIAAGTDPTPENMAQSAELFEYFAAALAERRVRPGDDVLSTLVGSEIDGERLSEFDLSSFCLTLLVAGNETTRNLLSHGLHALATHPDELALLRADPSLLLRAVEEMLRWGSPILAFMRTATRDAEVRGTRIREGDRLFLIYAAANRDESVFGDDAERFRISRDASRHVAFGFGEHFCLGAALARMEARIAFEELLARFTRFEIVGEIERVPSMIVRGIERLPVALRA from the coding sequence CGCCGGCGATCCGTTCGACGTCTACCGCGCGCTGCGCGCGGCGCCGACGCTGCACCGCCACGCGGAGCCCGCGTTCTGGGCGGTGACGCGTCTCGAGGACGTCGTCGCGGTGTCGCGCGACCCCGAGACCTTCTGCTCGAGCCGCGGCACGCTGCTCTCGGACATCTCCCGGCCGATCATCCCGCGGCAGTCGGTCCTCTACATCGACCCGCCGGAGCACACGAAGTACCGCAAGCTCGTGCAGCCGGCGTTCTCGCCGGGGCGTCTGCGCGCGCTCGAGCGCTGGATCCGCGACACGACGCGCGCGCTGCTCGACGCGATCCCCGACCCGAGCAGCGTCGAGTTCGTGTCGGCGTTCGCCGCCGAGCTGCCGCTGCTGGTGATCGCGGAGATGCTCGGCGTGCCGGGCTCGGATCGCGATCGCTTCAAGCGCTGGTCGGACGCCACGATCGCGGCCGGCACCGATCCGACGCCGGAGAACATGGCGCAGTCGGCCGAGCTCTTCGAGTACTTCGCGGCGGCGCTCGCCGAGCGCCGCGTGCGTCCCGGCGACGACGTGCTGTCGACGCTGGTCGGCTCGGAGATCGACGGCGAGCGGCTCTCCGAGTTCGATCTCTCGAGCTTCTGCTTGACGCTGCTCGTCGCCGGCAACGAGACGACGCGCAACCTGCTGTCGCACGGTCTGCACGCGCTCGCGACGCACCCCGACGAGCTCGCCCTGCTGCGCGCCGACCCGAGCCTCCTGCTGCGCGCGGTCGAGGAGATGCTGCGCTGGGGGAGCCCGATCCTCGCCTTCATGCGCACCGCGACGCGCGACGCCGAGGTGCGCGGCACGCGGATCCGTGAGGGCGACCGGCTCTTCCTGATCTACGCCGCGGCGAACCGCGACGAGAGCGTGTTCGGCGACGACGCGGAGCGCTTCCGGATCTCGCGCGACGCGAGCCGGCACGTCGCCTTCGGCTTCGGCGAGCACTTCTGCCTGGGCGCGGCGCTCGCGCGCATGGAGGCGCGGATCGCCTTCGAGGAGCTGCTCGCGCGCTTCACGCGCTTCGAGATCGTCGGCGAGATCGAGCGCGTGCCGTCGATGATCGTGCGGGGCATCGAGCGCCTGCCGGTCGCGCTGCGCGCCTGA
- a CDS encoding Zn-dependent alcohol dehydrogenase, producing MGSEQLAIEDLKPADPGPQDVVVEIEASGVCHSDLSLARGYVPLPPGVVLGHEGTGRVVEVGKDVTKVKKGDRVVASFIPACGSCWFCQHDQSNHCELEQQIMMTPRGTRPDGSPYICMTGLGTFAERVTTSEHSVVRIQTDIPAEQLALIGCGVTTGVGAALNTAKVQPGSTVAVLGCGGVGQAVVQGARIAGAARIIAVDPVAMKREQALKFGATDTVDPAQGDPVAQVKELTGGRGVDYAFEVVGLPETIVTTYNMARNGGTVCIVGMARADAMVTLPAFQLFYEEKKVLGSKYGSAQVRRDFQRFIDLIETGRLDTTHMVSKKIKLEDVNAAFKAMEAGEVIRSVITY from the coding sequence GTGGGAAGCGAGCAACTGGCGATCGAGGACCTGAAGCCGGCGGATCCCGGGCCTCAGGACGTCGTCGTCGAGATCGAGGCGAGCGGCGTCTGCCATTCCGACCTGTCGCTCGCGCGCGGCTACGTGCCGCTGCCGCCCGGCGTGGTGCTCGGCCACGAGGGCACGGGCCGCGTCGTCGAGGTCGGCAAGGACGTGACCAAGGTGAAGAAGGGCGACCGCGTCGTCGCGTCGTTCATCCCGGCCTGCGGCTCGTGCTGGTTCTGTCAGCACGACCAGTCGAACCACTGCGAGCTCGAGCAGCAGATCATGATGACGCCGCGCGGGACGCGTCCCGACGGCTCGCCCTACATCTGCATGACCGGCCTCGGCACCTTCGCCGAGCGCGTCACCACCAGCGAGCACTCGGTGGTGCGGATCCAGACCGACATCCCGGCCGAGCAGCTCGCGCTGATCGGCTGCGGCGTGACCACCGGCGTCGGCGCGGCGCTCAACACCGCCAAGGTGCAGCCCGGCTCGACGGTTGCGGTGCTCGGCTGCGGCGGCGTCGGGCAGGCGGTCGTGCAGGGTGCGCGCATCGCCGGCGCGGCGCGCATCATCGCAGTCGACCCGGTCGCGATGAAGCGCGAGCAGGCGCTCAAGTTCGGCGCCACCGACACGGTCGACCCGGCGCAGGGCGATCCCGTCGCGCAGGTGAAGGAGCTCACCGGCGGCCGCGGCGTCGACTACGCGTTCGAGGTCGTCGGCCTGCCCGAGACCATCGTCACGACCTACAACATGGCGCGCAACGGCGGCACGGTGTGCATCGTCGGCATGGCGCGCGCCGACGCGATGGTCACCCTGCCCGCCTTCCAGCTCTTCTACGAGGAGAAGAAGGTGCTCGGCAGCAAGTACGGCTCGGCGCAGGTGCGGCGCGACTTCCAGCGCTTCATCGACCTGATCGAGACCGGGCGCCTCGACACGACGCACATGGTGTCGAAGAAGATCAAGCTCGAGGACGTCAACGCCGCGTTCAAGGCGATGGAGGCGGGCGAGGTCATCCGCAGCGTCATCACGTACTGA
- a CDS encoding WYL domain-containing protein, whose translation MMRALVAILRAPHGRELSALADELDVSHKTAERYARVMVNELPAPDGLPLLELVKPNGRPLLRLRGLAGAVDSTAYQAASVFFGLAALRVLQGTVVHDGATEVWDNFKKNLPSDTRRLLEHVERKFFYVPFAGKSYAKLDDHMDTILRSVLKQEVLDIDYRHANRRRTKHRFSPYTVVLYRDALYLLGASNRHQKPIYLAVDRIENVRRTGEKFALPPNYSPRALTDGVPGIWSGPETTVSLRLRGRAAEQIPERLIHPSQIFTELRGGETLMRMTVRGWQELAWWILSWGPDIEVLEPEDLRRFVKRTLQAAAAVYARPARAS comes from the coding sequence ATGATGCGCGCCCTGGTCGCGATCCTGCGCGCGCCGCACGGCCGTGAGCTGTCCGCGCTCGCCGACGAGCTCGACGTCTCGCACAAGACCGCGGAGCGCTACGCCCGCGTCATGGTGAACGAGCTACCGGCGCCCGACGGGCTGCCGCTGCTCGAGCTGGTCAAGCCGAACGGACGGCCGCTGCTGCGTCTGCGCGGCTTGGCTGGCGCGGTCGACTCCACCGCGTACCAGGCGGCGTCGGTGTTCTTCGGGCTCGCGGCGTTGCGCGTGCTGCAGGGCACGGTCGTGCACGACGGCGCGACCGAGGTCTGGGACAACTTCAAGAAGAACTTGCCGAGCGACACCCGCAGGCTGCTCGAGCACGTCGAGCGCAAGTTCTTCTACGTCCCGTTCGCGGGCAAGAGCTACGCGAAGCTCGACGACCACATGGACACCATCCTGCGCTCGGTGCTGAAGCAGGAGGTGCTCGACATCGACTACCGGCACGCGAACCGGCGACGGACGAAGCACCGCTTCTCGCCCTACACCGTGGTGCTCTACCGCGACGCGCTCTACCTGCTCGGCGCTTCGAACCGGCACCAGAAGCCGATCTACCTCGCGGTCGACCGCATCGAGAACGTCAGGCGGACCGGCGAAAAGTTCGCCCTGCCACCGAACTACTCGCCGCGCGCGCTCACCGACGGCGTGCCCGGCATCTGGTCGGGCCCCGAGACCACGGTGTCGCTGCGGCTGCGCGGTCGCGCGGCGGAGCAGATCCCCGAGCGCCTGATCCACCCGTCGCAGATCTTCACCGAGCTGCGCGGCGGCGAGACGCTGATGCGCATGACGGTGCGCGGCTGGCAGGAGCTCGCCTGGTGGATCCTGTCGTGGGGCCCGGACATCGAGGTGCTCGAGCCCGAGGATCTGCGTCGCTTCGTGAAGCGCACGCTGCAGGCGGCGGCCGCCGTGTACGCGCGTCCGGCGCGCGCTAGCTGA